The genomic DNA TCAAGCATAGAAGCACTGAAATCTAACAAAAACAAAATATTAACATAATCATTTGTCTTTATTGATGGGGGTAGATATGAGTAATTATCAATATTTGGGCATTCATTCTGTGCATATAAAGAACTTAGAGTCGCAGAAATAAACAATAATAATATAATAATTAATTTTTTCATAAAATATTTAGTTTATTTATTTTTATTATATAACGCGCTATATATAAATCAAATCAAATATTAAAAATAATAAAAAATTAAAAATAATTTTACAAAAAAAATTAAAGTTGATTGACAAAACATAGTTTTTTTTAGATGATACATCTTTGTGGATTGATCAATTTAAAATATGAATACAATACATAATATCTTAAAGAATCTTAATCTCCCTGTCATTGGCAGATGGTTCATTTTAGGCATTATTGTTGGTATAGTCTCAGGGATTGGAGCTATAATATTCTTTATACTTCTTCAAAGTAGTTCTATATTTTTCCTTAATCATATAGCTGGTTTACCTCTTGAAGAGACTGGTGGAGAGAGCTTCCTATTTCCCTTAAAAAATATTGAATTTAAACGGTGGATGTTATTAATTATACCA from Deferribacterota bacterium includes the following:
- a CDS encoding chloride channel protein translates to MNTIHNILKNLNLPVIGRWFILGIIVGIVSGIGAIIFFILLQSSSIFFLNHIAGLPLEETGGESFLFPLKNIEFKRWMLLIIPTLGGLISGVLIYTFCPEAEGHGTDAAIKAIHLKNG